The Pontibacillus halophilus JSM 076056 = DSM 19796 genome has a segment encoding these proteins:
- a CDS encoding TlpA family protein disulfide reductase, which yields MKKFAGIAVLLVLISIVIYEYVIPKQPDEFQSSSSEGDSGSAMVAGGSDLLLSPGDELPDMELKTLDGETILLSEFEGKPLLLNFWASWCGPCKEEMPDLEKFHNDYHQDMQVIAINAGETPDKAKAYIEEYGYTFTVIVDEKMELYSALGGQVFPTTYFVKGNGELAVEKRLGAMDYAYMEEKLKELQ from the coding sequence AAGAAGTTTGCTGGAATAGCTGTACTACTAGTATTAATCTCAATTGTTATTTATGAATACGTGATTCCGAAACAACCTGATGAATTTCAATCAAGCAGCAGTGAAGGGGATTCGGGTTCAGCTATGGTGGCTGGAGGGAGTGATTTACTTCTATCACCTGGAGACGAGTTACCTGATATGGAGCTTAAAACGTTAGACGGAGAGACGATTCTTCTTTCAGAATTTGAAGGGAAGCCATTATTGCTAAATTTTTGGGCTTCTTGGTGTGGGCCTTGTAAGGAAGAAATGCCTGATTTAGAGAAGTTTCATAATGACTATCATCAAGACATGCAGGTTATTGCCATTAATGCAGGAGAAACCCCTGACAAAGCTAAAGCGTACATAGAAGAATACGGATATACGTTCACGGTCATCGTGGATGAGAAAATGGAGTTATACTCAGCTCTAGGAGGGCAAGTGTTTCCTACTACTTATTTTGTGAAAGGGAACGGAGAGTTAGCGGTTGAAAAGCGTCTTGGTGCAATGGATTACGCCTATATGGAAGAGAAGTTGAAAGAATTACAATAA
- a CDS encoding FbpB family small basic protein, protein MARKRKPTFEELINMNRKEMSKDQELLDKIDQKIEKRMNDSLTRPSV, encoded by the coding sequence ATGGCCCGCAAGCGTAAACCAACCTTCGAAGAATTGATTAATATGAACCGTAAAGAAATGAGTAAAGACCAAGAGTTGTTAGATAAAATTGATCAAAAAATAGAAAAAAGAATGAATGATTCACTAACCAGACCGTCCGTGTGA
- a CDS encoding acid-soluble spore protein N: MGNPKKDSKHFVPSHPGTQSRAAGSNKGKQMQMQNPQKPDVIQTKGKK, translated from the coding sequence ATGGGTAACCCAAAAAAGGATTCTAAACATTTTGTTCCAAGCCATCCAGGTACGCAATCTAGAGCTGCAGGCAGCAATAAAGGAAAGCAAATGCAAATGCAGAACCCCCAAAAACCAGATGTTATTCAAACTAAAGGCAAGAAATAG
- the tlp gene encoding small acid-soluble spore protein Tlp yields MAKEKHVHANPDDRSDNVEKLQSMVQDTIENIERSHDALKFATAEEREQIEAKNHRREESIQAFRNEIRDEFHQQEDQ; encoded by the coding sequence ATGGCTAAAGAAAAACACGTACATGCAAATCCAGATGATCGAAGTGACAACGTAGAGAAGCTACAGAGTATGGTTCAAGATACAATTGAAAATATAGAACGTTCTCATGATGCGCTTAAGTTTGCAACAGCAGAGGAAAGAGAGCAGATTGAAGCGAAAAATCATCGTCGAGAAGAATCTATTCAAGCGTTCCGAAATGAGATTCGAGACGAATTCCATCAACAAGAAGATCAATAA
- a CDS encoding AAA family ATPase encodes MTRENTPLQHVKEWKDIHTPIPLTETEALRYVDMYEQGDRSFSLEEVASLYAMITYHRLLRSHIVDDDVAKQFLMKAKENVTDFPVVRQLDEWFEITTFQNVLRNIRFTDLILHEADHLSTKRKKMQLIEERLETLEEEWTEATPYRSRAQSESFLEAKQHARETIDEALAMIEPYQADEMNGINHIATSDMNAKLRELEGLVVSFNNLLPAELRQDEANDALDELNRMIGLDEIKQYIHRYYHYLKYQQTRKQLGFQMMDEQGLHMIITGNPGTGKTTIARLLASIYHELGLLDTKEVVEVNRSHLVGSYVGQSEENTMNYIRQAQGGVLFIDEAYSLKREGQSGNDYGQAVIDTIVSAMTSKEYGGKFAVILAGYPEEMRQFLFGNPGLRSRFPEQNHIELPDYGMNELVEIAEQVALMNDYFFTGKALNEFRDAIEQMRVDDTFGNARTVKNLIMQTIFRKGAKKEEKERSMNWLDYMRIGYSDVNNLHADDTEHASPTERLNELVGLTGVKEEVRKLSSFVHMQQVRKQQSLPTVPIQLHSVFSGNPGTGKTTVAHIYASILKENGLLKRGHVVVASRSDLVAGYVGQTAPKTKKKIREALGGVLFIDEAYALNRSGSNDFGKEAIDTLVDEMTKHNENLVVILAGYENEMRALIRSNPGLASRFKKFFHFEDYSSDELLQMVHVHAEEYGFKLQEEAVSALQQSFQEQEVEGNGRFIKNLLDEAIQYQALRMMNDEDTTLDLTLSQDDFEKAWNTVKGREQ; translated from the coding sequence ATGACTAGAGAGAACACCCCACTACAACACGTTAAAGAATGGAAAGATATTCATACACCGATCCCTCTAACTGAGACAGAAGCCCTTCGCTATGTAGATATGTACGAACAGGGAGACCGGTCATTCTCTTTAGAGGAAGTTGCGTCGCTGTATGCGATGATTACGTATCACCGACTGCTACGATCTCATATCGTGGATGATGATGTTGCGAAACAATTTCTTATGAAAGCGAAAGAGAACGTTACAGACTTTCCGGTTGTGAGACAGCTGGATGAGTGGTTTGAAATTACTACGTTTCAAAACGTACTTCGAAACATTCGCTTTACAGATCTTATTTTGCACGAGGCGGATCATCTCTCAACAAAACGAAAGAAAATGCAGCTCATTGAAGAGCGTTTAGAAACATTAGAAGAAGAATGGACAGAAGCCACACCTTATCGGTCTCGTGCACAGTCGGAATCGTTTCTTGAAGCGAAACAACATGCTCGAGAGACGATTGACGAAGCGCTGGCTATGATTGAACCTTATCAGGCAGATGAAATGAACGGCATCAATCATATTGCTACGTCAGACATGAATGCGAAATTGAGGGAACTTGAAGGCCTTGTTGTATCCTTTAACAACTTATTGCCAGCAGAGTTACGTCAAGATGAAGCCAATGACGCTCTCGACGAGTTAAATCGTATGATTGGTCTCGATGAAATTAAACAATATATCCATCGGTATTACCACTATTTGAAATATCAACAAACAAGAAAACAGCTTGGCTTTCAGATGATGGATGAACAGGGCTTGCACATGATTATTACTGGTAACCCAGGTACTGGTAAAACGACCATTGCAAGATTGTTGGCGTCTATCTATCATGAACTTGGTTTACTTGACACGAAAGAAGTTGTCGAAGTGAATCGATCCCATTTAGTTGGCTCTTATGTAGGACAAAGTGAAGAAAATACAATGAACTACATTCGCCAAGCACAAGGCGGTGTGTTGTTTATTGATGAAGCGTATAGCTTGAAGCGAGAAGGTCAGTCTGGTAATGATTACGGTCAGGCAGTAATTGATACAATCGTCTCAGCGATGACGTCTAAAGAGTATGGTGGCAAATTCGCTGTCATCTTAGCTGGATATCCAGAAGAAATGCGTCAATTCTTATTTGGAAATCCAGGTTTAAGAAGTCGCTTCCCGGAACAAAATCATATTGAATTGCCGGATTATGGGATGAACGAACTTGTGGAAATTGCTGAACAGGTGGCCCTTATGAACGATTATTTCTTTACGGGTAAAGCGTTGAATGAGTTTAGAGATGCTATTGAGCAAATGCGCGTTGATGATACATTTGGAAACGCGCGGACAGTAAAGAATTTAATCATGCAAACGATTTTCCGAAAAGGTGCTAAGAAAGAAGAGAAAGAACGTTCCATGAACTGGCTAGATTATATGAGGATTGGGTACAGTGATGTGAACAATCTCCATGCGGATGATACAGAACACGCTTCTCCTACAGAGCGCCTAAATGAGCTCGTTGGATTAACAGGCGTAAAGGAAGAAGTTCGTAAGCTCTCATCCTTTGTACACATGCAGCAGGTTCGAAAGCAACAGTCACTTCCAACAGTTCCGATACAACTGCACTCTGTCTTTTCAGGGAACCCTGGGACCGGGAAGACAACCGTCGCTCATATTTACGCGTCTATCTTGAAAGAGAATGGACTACTAAAGCGTGGACACGTCGTAGTTGCTTCACGTAGCGACCTCGTAGCGGGATATGTGGGTCAGACAGCTCCGAAGACGAAGAAGAAAATACGGGAAGCATTAGGTGGCGTTCTCTTTATTGATGAAGCGTATGCGTTGAACCGTAGTGGATCGAACGATTTCGGTAAAGAGGCGATTGACACGTTAGTGGATGAGATGACGAAACATAACGAAAATCTCGTCGTCATTCTTGCCGGATATGAGAATGAAATGCGAGCACTTATAAGAAGCAATCCAGGATTAGCTTCAAGGTTTAAGAAATTCTTCCACTTCGAAGATTACAGCAGTGATGAACTGTTGCAAATGGTTCATGTTCATGCAGAAGAGTACGGATTCAAACTTCAAGAAGAAGCAGTGAGTGCACTTCAACAATCATTCCAAGAACAAGAGGTGGAAGGAAATGGCAGGTTTATTAAGAATTTACTCGATGAAGCCATCCAATACCAAGCGTTAAGAATGATGAATGACGAAGATACTACCCTCGACCTTACGTTATCCCAAGATGATTTTGAGAAGGCGTGGAACACGGTGAAAGGAAGAGAGCAATGA
- a CDS encoding acyl-CoA thioesterase, which yields MRVNETNVKVRYQETDQMGVVYHANYLVWFEIGRTSLIEDLGFNYADMEESGIVSPVVDVNIHYKKPVRYGQRATVKTWVQSYDGIRVTYAYEILTPEGEIAVTGESKHVCVKKDSFKPVSLRRTFPDWHEAYLTALGDA from the coding sequence ATGAGAGTCAATGAAACAAATGTAAAGGTCCGATACCAAGAAACGGATCAAATGGGAGTTGTGTATCATGCCAATTACCTCGTTTGGTTTGAAATTGGACGAACTTCATTAATCGAAGACTTAGGATTCAACTATGCGGATATGGAGGAGAGCGGCATTGTTTCCCCAGTCGTAGATGTGAACATTCACTACAAGAAGCCTGTTCGATACGGGCAACGTGCAACTGTGAAAACGTGGGTTCAATCCTATGATGGCATTCGTGTCACGTATGCCTATGAGATTCTTACGCCAGAAGGTGAGATTGCCGTTACAGGTGAATCGAAACACGTATGTGTTAAGAAAGATTCATTTAAACCTGTATCCTTACGTAGAACCTTTCCTGATTGGCATGAAGCGTACTTGACTGCATTAGGGGATGCGTAG
- a CDS encoding CAP domain-containing protein — protein sequence MNPIVKYSLTAVLSLSMLAACTNEEGMDRNRNTMDNNVNEVGYGGNNNGQNIDLPGNMEDYNVRTEMRRYEIPMDEFGQSGQFDRNGQTRQEQPNRNQNEQQYNQAPSNNQKGNGNAQQDSGKTEQQQDEEDSKNQASVKDQVIKLTNEERKKNGLSALKEDTELQKVAQKKSEDMVNNDYFSHTSPTYGSPFEMMDQFGIDYRTAAENIAAGQQTAEEVVRGWMNSEGHRKNILNSKVTHIGIGVEKDAQDGKFWTQMFIQK from the coding sequence ATGAATCCAATTGTTAAATATAGTCTGACAGCAGTATTGTCATTAAGCATGTTAGCAGCGTGTACGAATGAAGAAGGTATGGACCGTAATCGAAATACGATGGACAATAACGTGAACGAAGTAGGTTATGGTGGTAACAATAACGGTCAGAATATTGACCTACCTGGAAACATGGAAGATTATAACGTACGTACAGAAATGCGTCGTTACGAAATTCCGATGGATGAGTTCGGTCAATCTGGACAATTCGATCGAAACGGTCAAACTCGTCAAGAACAGCCTAACCGAAATCAAAACGAGCAACAATATAACCAAGCCCCATCAAATAATCAAAAGGGGAATGGAAACGCGCAACAAGATAGCGGAAAGACAGAGCAACAGCAAGATGAGGAAGATTCTAAAAACCAAGCATCTGTTAAAGACCAAGTCATTAAATTAACCAATGAAGAGCGTAAGAAGAATGGATTATCTGCGTTGAAGGAAGACACAGAGTTACAAAAGGTTGCACAAAAGAAATCAGAAGATATGGTAAACAATGATTACTTCTCCCACACTTCTCCAACGTACGGAAGCCCATTTGAAATGATGGATCAGTTTGGTATTGATTACCGTACAGCTGCAGAAAACATTGCTGCTGGTCAACAGACTGCAGAAGAGGTTGTACGAGGGTGGATGAACAGCGAAGGACACCGCAAAAACATTTTAAATTCTAAAGTTACTCACATTGGAATTGGAGTCGAGAAAGACGCTCAGGATGGAAAGTTCTGGACGCAGATGTTTATTCAGAAGTAA
- a CDS encoding HesB/YadR/YfhF family protein: MKLEISQEAAQWYKEELELQANQSLRLFVRYGGVGGLQPGFSLAVKPEQPKEPLTQTSKEEITFYIEEEDSWYFDGHDLTVKYDASLDEPSFDYNETA, translated from the coding sequence ATGAAGTTAGAAATTTCACAAGAAGCAGCACAATGGTACAAAGAAGAGTTGGAATTACAAGCTAATCAATCCCTTCGATTGTTCGTACGCTATGGTGGTGTAGGCGGCTTACAACCCGGCTTCTCCCTAGCAGTAAAACCTGAACAACCTAAAGAGCCATTAACTCAAACATCTAAAGAAGAGATTACGTTCTATATCGAAGAGGAAGACAGTTGGTACTTCGACGGTCATGACTTAACTGTAAAATACGACGCTTCCTTAGATGAACCGTCATTCGACTATAATGAAACTGCATAA
- a CDS encoding ABC transporter ATP-binding protein — MLTVSELKKEYRNHVAVDGINFTIKEGEIFGLLGPNGAGKSTTISMLSSLLKPSSGTILFRNVPIGDKKGALHKELGYVPQDLALYPEFTAVENLMFFGKLYKIPKRQLATRVYEVLEIVGLTNKAKDKVSTFSGGMKRRLNIACGLIHKPSLLFMDEPTVGIDPQSRNYILQMIKQLNNKGLTILYTSHYMEEVDFLCDRIAILDKGRIIEDGTKDELMRVLQTEEVLVMTLAQIDEGYIEAISQLDSVQSVQVQGTQVFVTLMDKATALKELFHTAEQWNVEVKGIEVSKPTLEDVFLHLTGRTLRD; from the coding sequence ATGTTAACAGTAAGCGAATTGAAGAAAGAATACCGCAATCATGTAGCAGTAGATGGGATCAACTTCACGATAAAGGAGGGTGAGATCTTTGGGTTATTAGGTCCGAATGGTGCAGGTAAGTCGACTACCATTTCGATGCTTTCGTCTCTCTTAAAGCCTTCATCTGGAACGATTCTATTCCGGAATGTGCCCATTGGGGATAAGAAAGGAGCGTTACATAAAGAGCTTGGGTATGTACCTCAAGATTTAGCTTTATATCCAGAGTTTACAGCTGTTGAGAATCTAATGTTCTTCGGTAAACTTTATAAAATACCGAAGCGACAACTGGCAACACGTGTGTACGAAGTTCTCGAAATTGTCGGATTAACGAATAAAGCGAAGGACAAAGTTTCTACATTCTCTGGCGGTATGAAACGTCGGTTAAACATTGCGTGCGGACTGATTCATAAACCCTCTCTCTTATTTATGGATGAACCAACTGTCGGAATTGATCCTCAATCTAGAAATTACATCCTACAAATGATTAAACAATTAAATAATAAAGGGCTTACGATTCTCTATACAAGTCACTACATGGAAGAGGTGGATTTCCTGTGTGACCGGATTGCCATTTTAGACAAAGGTCGAATTATAGAGGATGGGACAAAGGATGAATTGATGCGTGTACTTCAAACAGAGGAAGTACTTGTCATGACGCTTGCGCAAATTGATGAGGGTTACATCGAAGCGATTTCACAATTAGATTCTGTTCAATCCGTTCAAGTTCAGGGAACTCAAGTATTTGTTACTTTGATGGATAAAGCTACTGCATTGAAAGAACTCTTTCACACAGCTGAACAATGGAATGTTGAAGTAAAGGGGATTGAAGTTTCGAAGCCTACTTTAGAGGATGTATTCCTACACTTAACAGGCCGAACGTTAAGGGATTAG
- a CDS encoding ABC transporter permease, producing the protein MLTHILKDLRTYIKDKKALLITLLMPTILMVILGMSVGKLFMGNSNKIEPFTIALVNDSESATLDEQWISFVPEENRENLQQLTDTDFVQLFQDEVLENPEIQSIISYEKVTMDEAEQRLRDGDVAAIIFFSTQFQQDYVDRLLGFTQKDEPLQVEVVTGDNEIEASVTTSILESFTNELSKRLDARRMVEELATDEINTMEAMGPILSGIQSEEQKRSEIVKETIEGRTSITGIQYYTIGMAAMFMLYTTTFASTYVRDELRNQTMNRILIAGTSIWKILFSRYCSTVLIIFFQITILFTISRWVFGMSWTNPGLLLGITLLTALSTSVLAVIFSILTFQSPEKRNTIFFESVFIPFLAMIGGSFISRELLPGSIREFGSWILNGAALDGMVKVMQGYGLSELMLPIMALLLNGFVLVLVAYILIRVKGVKPL; encoded by the coding sequence ATGCTAACTCACATTCTTAAAGACCTTCGTACGTATATCAAAGATAAAAAGGCACTCCTAATAACGTTGCTCATGCCGACCATCCTAATGGTAATCCTCGGTATGTCCGTAGGGAAACTGTTTATGGGGAATAGCAACAAGATTGAACCATTTACAATTGCGCTGGTCAATGATTCAGAATCTGCAACCCTTGATGAACAATGGATATCATTTGTTCCTGAAGAAAATAGAGAGAATCTACAACAGCTGACAGATACGGATTTCGTTCAATTATTCCAGGATGAAGTGTTAGAAAACCCTGAAATCCAATCAATCATTTCCTATGAGAAGGTGACTATGGATGAGGCAGAACAACGATTAAGAGATGGAGACGTAGCTGCAATCATATTCTTCTCAACACAGTTTCAACAGGACTATGTAGACCGCCTTCTTGGCTTTACTCAAAAGGATGAACCTCTCCAAGTAGAAGTGGTGACAGGTGATAACGAAATTGAAGCGAGTGTCACTACGTCAATTCTCGAATCTTTCACAAATGAACTGTCTAAACGACTAGATGCGAGAAGAATGGTGGAGGAATTAGCAACAGATGAAATCAATACAATGGAAGCGATGGGACCCATACTTAGTGGCATACAATCAGAAGAGCAAAAGCGCAGTGAAATAGTGAAAGAGACGATAGAAGGCAGAACGTCTATAACAGGAATTCAATACTATACGATCGGCATGGCAGCCATGTTTATGCTTTATACAACAACCTTTGCATCCACGTACGTAAGAGATGAACTCCGTAATCAAACGATGAATCGCATCTTAATCGCAGGTACATCAATATGGAAAATTCTATTCTCTAGGTATTGCTCTACTGTACTAATCATCTTTTTCCAAATCACGATACTCTTCACGATTAGTAGGTGGGTGTTTGGGATGAGTTGGACGAATCCAGGATTGCTGTTAGGGATTACGTTACTTACAGCATTATCAACGAGTGTTCTTGCCGTCATTTTCTCCATACTAACCTTTCAATCTCCCGAGAAACGGAACACTATCTTTTTCGAGAGTGTGTTCATTCCATTCCTTGCTATGATTGGCGGTAGCTTTATTTCAAGAGAACTATTGCCGGGATCCATTCGTGAATTCGGATCATGGATTCTAAATGGAGCAGCTTTAGATGGGATGGTTAAAGTCATGCAAGGATATGGATTGTCAGAGCTCATGCTGCCTATAATGGCGCTTCTACTCAATGGCTTTGTCTTAGTATTGGTTGCGTATATCCTGATCCGTGTAAAAGGAGTGAAGCCATTATGA
- a CDS encoding ABC transporter permease, producing MSAILWARFKGLRNQKMSLLAMFILPIVFTFFFSLGNLGGEPVLPVVVEEEDKLSEQLVLALTASEERNVERIERSELEEGLLSNRYEAGWVITTDTVDAIKNSERTIPISMLRMKDTGTLTSLENELRTVALDVANYYQLTQTIEQEFEGVAVTASLNQEYVNEKSITVETRALENEGGFTYDQTFQALVGFTLFFTMYTIVFTLGELLEDETKLILQRVRISPVSTLSIYGANFVYSFLVGFIQLFLLVLTGRYLFNIDWGPSFWGVLLVMAVYTVAVMGIGMVLCAISKTMQQLSAFTPVVAVSTAMLGGAYWPIEIIQNEWLIRLATITPIYHAMDALKEIVLQGNSVLEIWPQLFVLMLTSLFLFIIGITLFSKFKIART from the coding sequence ATGAGCGCCATCTTATGGGCTAGATTTAAAGGGTTACGTAACCAGAAAATGAGCCTCCTTGCCATGTTCATACTCCCTATTGTATTCACATTCTTCTTTAGTCTCGGGAATCTAGGGGGTGAGCCCGTTCTGCCTGTTGTGGTAGAAGAGGAGGATAAGCTTAGTGAACAACTGGTTCTCGCGTTAACAGCATCAGAAGAACGGAATGTAGAACGTATAGAGCGCTCGGAATTAGAGGAAGGGCTGCTGTCAAATCGATATGAAGCGGGCTGGGTCATCACAACGGATACCGTCGATGCCATTAAGAACAGTGAGCGGACCATTCCAATCTCGATGCTAAGAATGAAAGATACTGGTACGCTTACATCGCTTGAAAATGAATTGAGAACGGTTGCCTTAGATGTAGCCAACTATTATCAGCTGACACAAACCATCGAACAGGAATTCGAAGGAGTTGCCGTAACCGCTTCTCTCAATCAGGAGTATGTAAATGAAAAAAGCATTACCGTTGAAACGAGAGCTCTAGAGAATGAAGGAGGGTTTACATACGATCAAACGTTTCAAGCCTTGGTCGGATTCACACTCTTCTTCACGATGTACACGATTGTATTTACATTAGGAGAGTTGTTAGAAGATGAAACGAAGTTGATTCTACAACGAGTAAGAATTTCTCCTGTATCAACATTGTCGATCTATGGAGCGAATTTTGTTTACAGCTTTTTAGTTGGGTTTATTCAGCTGTTCCTCCTTGTCCTTACTGGTCGGTACCTCTTCAACATCGATTGGGGTCCTTCTTTCTGGGGCGTTCTACTTGTGATGGCAGTTTATACAGTTGCGGTCATGGGGATTGGGATGGTGTTATGTGCCATATCTAAGACGATGCAACAACTTAGTGCGTTTACGCCTGTAGTGGCTGTAAGTACTGCTATGTTAGGGGGAGCTTATTGGCCTATCGAGATCATTCAGAACGAATGGTTAATTCGCCTAGCAACGATAACGCCAATTTATCATGCGATGGATGCTTTAAAAGAAATAGTGCTACAAGGGAACTCTGTTCTAGAAATATGGCCACAGCTTTTTGTATTGATGCTCACCAGTCTATTTCTGTTTATCATCGGAATTACGTTGTTCTCGAAGTTTAAAATAGCGCGAACTTGA
- a CDS encoding MFS transporter, which produces MNFTRLVFPGVTMIAVTYGLARYSFGLLLPNISNSFQMSDTVSGIISSLFYLAFCFTIIYSIVMTTNKGPKPMIMLAGVFAVSGMLMISASLNEWMLAAGVLLAGGSTGLVSPPYGSAIAFWIKEPLQGKANTWINSGTSLGIIATGVGAIFLPLHWRYTYLLYALIALIVLWWNYRAIPKPDDSVKVQLGILSAKGLEGAKSMITGAILMGISSACFWTFSRSFIESSGEFSTLVLSLFWVTIGLFGITSGLGGTVIERIGLQSSYTLFAVMMGGASFLLAWASDSIPMALGAAALFGTSNLFICGLLIIWGIRVFEKNASLGIGVPFIMLSLGQVIGSILAGSMIEWIGYALTFAVFGAISVLGSFLRTA; this is translated from the coding sequence ATGAATTTTACGAGACTCGTCTTTCCTGGCGTAACCATGATTGCTGTCACCTATGGATTAGCAAGGTATAGTTTCGGATTACTACTACCTAACATCTCCAATTCATTTCAAATGTCTGATACTGTTTCTGGTATCATCTCTTCTCTATTTTACCTTGCCTTTTGTTTTACTATTATTTATTCTATCGTGATGACAACCAATAAAGGACCTAAGCCTATGATTATGCTAGCGGGTGTTTTTGCTGTTAGTGGAATGCTTATGATTAGTGCTTCCTTGAATGAATGGATGCTCGCAGCAGGAGTACTATTGGCTGGAGGCAGTACAGGACTCGTATCTCCTCCCTACGGATCAGCTATTGCCTTTTGGATAAAAGAACCCTTACAAGGAAAAGCCAACACGTGGATCAACTCCGGTACTAGTCTAGGTATCATTGCCACAGGAGTTGGCGCCATATTTCTGCCTCTCCATTGGCGATACACTTACTTATTGTATGCTCTTATTGCTTTAATCGTTTTATGGTGGAATTATCGAGCTATCCCAAAACCCGACGATTCCGTAAAAGTTCAACTCGGGATATTGTCAGCAAAAGGATTAGAAGGTGCTAAATCCATGATCACTGGTGCTATTCTAATGGGGATTTCAAGTGCATGTTTTTGGACTTTCTCAAGAAGCTTTATAGAAAGTAGTGGTGAATTTAGTACGCTCGTGTTATCTCTGTTCTGGGTAACAATCGGACTCTTCGGCATAACCAGTGGTTTAGGTGGCACCGTTATAGAACGAATTGGACTTCAATCTAGTTATACCCTATTTGCTGTAATGATGGGAGGCGCTTCGTTTCTGCTTGCCTGGGCATCTGACAGCATCCCTATGGCATTAGGAGCAGCTGCGTTATTTGGTACCTCTAACTTGTTTATTTGTGGCTTACTGATTATCTGGGGAATTCGAGTATTCGAGAAGAATGCTTCTTTAGGTATAGGTGTTCCTTTCATTATGCTTTCCTTAGGCCAAGTTATCGGGTCTATCCTTGCAGGCAGCATGATTGAATGGATTGGTTATGCTCTGACGTTCGCTGTTTTTGGAGCCATCTCCGTCTTAGGGTCGTTTCTACGGACAGCTTAG
- a CDS encoding TetR/AcrR family transcriptional regulator — MSEKRKQVLNVAEQLFYEYGFHGVGLKQIINEANVATMTLYNHFSSKNRLVEEAIKNREERYWAYIRSTSEAYSDEPFVRIAQLHGAFLKEVSPQGCMFLRAIEVYHDTDSDIVDIAKTHKSKVLQYFEELAKRNNIKDYKSFAYEFLLIIEGATSMTQITDSTQATDHAVTMTESLQSHFQT; from the coding sequence TTGAGTGAGAAACGTAAACAGGTATTAAATGTTGCTGAACAACTATTCTATGAATATGGATTCCATGGAGTAGGTTTAAAACAAATTATTAATGAAGCAAATGTTGCGACGATGACGTTATATAACCACTTCTCCTCTAAGAACAGACTTGTAGAAGAGGCGATTAAAAACCGAGAAGAGCGGTACTGGGCATACATTCGTTCTACCTCAGAGGCATATTCTGACGAACCATTTGTACGAATTGCACAATTACACGGAGCATTCTTAAAAGAGGTATCCCCTCAAGGATGTATGTTCCTGCGTGCGATTGAAGTTTATCACGATACAGATAGTGACATTGTAGATATTGCCAAAACCCATAAATCAAAAGTCCTTCAGTATTTCGAGGAACTTGCTAAACGTAACAACATCAAAGATTATAAGAGCTTTGCTTATGAGTTTCTTCTCATTATCGAAGGAGCTACGTCGATGACGCAGATTACAGATTCAACACAAGCCACTGATCATGCAGTTACCATGACAGAATCTCTTCAATCCCATTTCCAAACGTAA
- the yidD gene encoding membrane protein insertion efficiency factor YidD, translated as MKKLLLGSIHIYRKWISPMTPPSCRFQPTCSQYGYESIQRFGAIKGSYLAIKRILKCHPFHPGGFDPVPDKKKRSS; from the coding sequence ATGAAGAAATTACTCCTAGGCTCCATTCACATCTATCGTAAATGGATTTCGCCTATGACTCCTCCAAGTTGTCGGTTCCAGCCAACTTGCTCTCAATATGGCTATGAATCCATACAGCGATTTGGAGCGATTAAAGGAAGTTACTTAGCTATTAAGCGGATTTTAAAGTGTCACCCATTTCACCCCGGTGGATTTGATCCTGTGCCGGATAAAAAGAAACGTTCTTCTTAA